From the genome of Monomorium pharaonis isolate MP-MQ-018 chromosome 1, ASM1337386v2, whole genome shotgun sequence:
ctaacaatttactttaattcttTCTACATTTTCCCTTTGCAAGATACTtactgatataattaatataagctGGCACGATTATCACGACTTCCAAAACagtcaaaagaaaaatatagttaaGTGGCGTGAACCACTCTGATGTCCTGCAATATCGTTCGTAGTCGACTTTATGCGTGTGATGTAAAATTACAGCTAGCAACAAGTAGCATGTGTTCCACAATGACGCGATGAAAAGAGGCGTCCTTATAAGTTGATATGTCGACTGATAGAAATCTAGGTACCCATTAATGCGCAAATTATGGTGTCTCGCCTTGACAACGTGGTCTATCGTCATGACTATCAGCCAATAGGCACAGTGAAggtataagtatataaaatatgtatcgCATTTGTTCTGCTCCTCTGgccaaacggacacaaacaCAATCCCACAGATTCCCAAAGAGACCTACGATACAAAAGTTACTCCAATGTATCCAGCCTGAGATCTTAATTACTCTAAAAGCCTTAAAGGCACAGCGCACAAGCAAGATATACCTACTCCGAGCAAAAGTGGAATCGATACGATTGACACGGTGTTTAACTGCTGAAAATTGTCTTCCTCCTGAGAGCTCAAGATTGGCTGAAAGGACTCCCCCGACAAATCCTCCATCTTAACAGGTTGTTCAGAGGACGCTCATAAAGTACCATATATCCTAAACAAATTGCCATAAGAGTTTCAATTCCTCTAGTGcatctttttaaatacaatcaCAGCTAAAATGTATACtgataataatgcaaataaaaattacacgaCAACCAACATCTACTGACATTTACAAACAGTAACATCTTTATGAATGAGAAATCTATCTCACGTTTAAAATCATGCATGCTTCCATAAAACAAAAGTCGAAGGAACAAATTGTGCAAGTCaaagtgatttttatttcatcacGACAGTTTCAAAAGTATTTCACTTAAAGTTTCATTAGGGGAAAAGATGAGATTtcagaattaaagaaaaaaggaaaagtaaTTTCTACCTAAACCGATTCTTTTTATCAGTATATCTTTCTGCGTGTCTCTCATTAGTATGTTCTAACGTGAGTCAGCGTGAAAATTCGAGAAGAAGTGACGATGGACGACAGCCAAGAATACAATTCACGTAATCTACATTGTACGcatatatatcttaaataaaaataacgtcaAGACGTTTCGGACCAAAACAACACTGCTCGTTGCTAATCGCAATTACCGCAATTACTCTTTCCGCATATAATCGTTACTACGGCAAATCACTGATCGAATTTTTTGTCGACGTGCCGCGCAAAATGCAATCACGACGTTCTCCGAAGTTCGCACAAATGGTGGAGCAAGTTGCGCTACCTACGCAGCAACGTCAACGGCAGTCACGTATACATAagttgcaataaatatttttaaggcTTACAATGAGAAAAGTAACAATCAGAGTCAGTgtcggttaaaaaaaaaacccgggAAAAACCATCAACGCACATACACAACGCACACACGTCATGTGTATAACATGTAAGATGTAAACAATGAGGGAGATTTTTGCCACATGCATCCCCAAGAGCCTAAGCACGAGTCTGCGGAATCGGTCATATGATCGAGCATAGGACGAGGTTAGGTTCGACGAATTAACACTAGGATTTCTAGGGTACTCACGGAAAAGTGGTTGGAAAGAGTTGCGTCTCTAGGTTAGGATTAGGTTATGTTTACGTCGGCGTGGCGGCGGATGATAGCTGAAGGCTCGTGTGTTTTATCGATTGTAGCGCGCAACACATTCCGAATTCACTCTGAATACGAAGCCGTATCGCACACGATCCTGCTAAACACGCAAAAAAGCCAAGGTGACGTCTCGTGGTCTcgcaccgtcaccgtcacgt
Proteins encoded in this window:
- the LOC105836232 gene encoding transmembrane protein 192 codes for the protein MEDLSGESFQPILSSQEEDNFQQLNTVSIVSIPLLLGVSLGICGIVFVSVWPEEQNKCDTYFIYLYLHCAYWLIVMTIDHVVKARHHNLRINGYLDFYQSTYQLIRTPLFIASLWNTCYLLLAVILHHTHKVDYERYCRTSEWFTPLNYIFLLTVLEVVIIVPAYINYIKKVMRFNRLRPPPDVTRDEWLSPFTQDSYSGMGEIGYHQRGRNLEELLEKQADLIRYLRDHNSKLGHRIMLLASRRATET